From Chromohalobacter canadensis, one genomic window encodes:
- a CDS encoding site-specific integrase, with amino-acid sequence MQALLGLRVKRYSPRTMKTYCYMIRYVIRFNGLRHPASMEGPAVKNFLERLAVQRYVTAATQNQAWEALMFSIGMYWEKLYQSA; translated from the coding sequence TTGCAAGCTTTATTGGGGTTGAGGGTGAAGCGCTACAGCCCTCGCACCATGAAGACTTACTGCTACATGATACGTTATGTCATTCGCTTCAATGGCTTGCGTCATCCCGCCAGCATGGAAGGCCCCGCGGTGAAGAATTTCCTGGAGCGTCTTGCGGTACAGCGCTATGTGACAGCGGCCACGCAGAATCAGGCCTGGGAAGCTCTTATGTTCTCTATCGGCATGTACTGGGAGAAGCTTTACCAGAGTGCGT